One Pseudomonadota bacterium genomic region harbors:
- the lpxA gene encoding acyl-ACP--UDP-N-acetylglucosamine O-acyltransferase, with product MIHPTAIVHKNAEIDGCVDIGPYCIIENNVKIKKGTKLIGHVVIQGETEIGENCTISPFASIGGPPQDITYRGEDTTLTIGDNNIIKEYVTINRGTKSSGGITRVGNGNFLMAYVHIAHDCKVGNDVIMANSATLAGHVEIEDFVIFGGLCAVHQFCKIGKYAFISGLTGVPKDVPPFVIAAGNRAKLYGLNVVGLERHSFSKEEITKLKKAYRILFRSSLPLTTSLKIIREELEGKHINELIDFIKSSKRGICR from the coding sequence TTGATACATCCTACCGCTATTGTCCACAAAAATGCAGAAATAGATGGTTGTGTTGATATAGGACCATACTGTATTATTGAGAATAATGTAAAAATAAAAAAAGGTACAAAACTCATAGGGCACGTAGTCATCCAAGGGGAAACAGAAATAGGCGAAAATTGTACGATAAGTCCTTTTGCATCGATTGGTGGTCCTCCGCAGGATATTACATATAGAGGTGAGGATACCACCTTAACAATTGGTGATAATAACATAATAAAAGAATATGTAACAATAAACAGGGGCACAAAATCTAGTGGTGGTATAACCAGGGTTGGAAATGGCAATTTTCTTATGGCTTATGTTCATATAGCCCATGATTGTAAAGTTGGCAACGATGTAATAATGGCAAACAGTGCTACTCTTGCAGGACATGTTGAAATTGAAGATTTTGTAATTTTCGGCGGTCTTTGTGCAGTACACCAATTCTGTAAAATTGGCAAATATGCCTTTATAAGCGGCCTTACAGGAGTTCCCAAGGATGTCCCTCCTTTTGTAATTGCTGCGGGTAATAGAGCAAAGCTATATGGTCTGAATGTAGTGGGTCTCGAACGACATAGCTTTTCAAAGGAAGAAATTACAAAATTAAAGAAGGCGTATAGAATTCTTTTCAGGTCATCCCTGCCCCTCACTACCTCCCTAAAGATAATACGGGAAGAATTAGAGGGGAAACATATCAATGAGCTTATTGACTTTATCAAGTCTTCAAAGAGGGGCATATGCCGTTGA